In Prosthecochloris sp. GSB1, the following proteins share a genomic window:
- the infB gene encoding translation initiation factor IF-2 yields the protein MSVEGKEQKYRISDIARELQVSPQEVLHFVKEEGAKVASTSSMVKEPMRELILEHFSDEKRLMDETRKIRQEKQLRLSRLEEQSRKTYEKEQHLKEVISGKPDMPAPVQPRPEAPQAVAPTVTEPEKTAEPEKTAPPEQLSKEVESSAESEVSRPPVEDATSGDVETGSVQGSQVTFESPRNIGGLTVVGTIDVQGALDREADGKKKKKRKKRFSEQADELKGEFDVVSKDDEQYGEDKDAARKKAQGKSSGGEGSVLSSGSAMGKRKKGRKKKKPEVDEKVIAQNIRSTISGMDEAGGSSSSRQKFRKMRKLEREKEQEAADAFREAQRSIIRVTEFATAHELADLMGINAKEIIQQCFQMGKFVTINQRLDKETIELIAIEFGFEAEFVSEVEATDVEELEDNLEDLMIRPPVVTIMGHVDHGKTSLLDYIRNSNVVAGESGGITQHIGAYEVTIDADRKITFLDTPGHEAFTAMRARGAQVTDIVILVVAADDSVMPQTIEAINHAKAAEVPIVVAINKIDKPEANPEKIKTQLSEAGVLVEDWGGEYQCQEISAKQGIAVDALMEKVLTEAEIRELKANYSRDIPARGIIVEAELDKGKGVISTVLVQRGFVSVGDPFVAGNTLGRVRALMDERGRRIKEAGPSQPVRVLGFEDLPQSGDEFAITVSDREAKDIAQKRQIIRREHEFRRSTRVKLDSIARQIKEGLMKELSVIIKADTDGSIQALADGLMKIHNEEVKVQIIHQGVGQITETDVLLAAASDAIIIGFRVRPNVNAKKLAEKEDLDIRFYSVIYHVIEDIEQALEGMLSPELHEESVGSLEIRQVFKVPKVGNVAGCYMLDGKVSRDSKVRLLRDGVQIYDGELDSLKRFKDDVKEVDAGYECGLNLKGYGDIKVGDIVEAYRIVEKKRKL from the coding sequence ATGTCCGTTGAGGGAAAGGAGCAGAAATACAGGATAAGCGATATTGCACGGGAACTGCAGGTAAGTCCGCAGGAGGTGCTGCATTTCGTCAAGGAGGAGGGTGCAAAGGTCGCTTCTACCTCGTCCATGGTAAAAGAGCCCATGCGCGAACTGATTCTGGAACATTTCAGCGATGAAAAGCGCCTGATGGATGAAACCCGCAAGATCCGCCAGGAAAAGCAACTGCGTTTGTCCCGCCTGGAGGAGCAGTCGAGAAAAACGTACGAAAAGGAGCAGCATCTCAAGGAAGTTATAAGCGGAAAGCCAGATATGCCCGCCCCTGTGCAGCCCAGGCCGGAAGCGCCACAAGCCGTTGCCCCTACCGTGACTGAGCCCGAAAAAACGGCAGAGCCGGAGAAAACCGCGCCGCCGGAACAGCTTTCGAAAGAGGTCGAATCGTCTGCCGAGTCCGAAGTTTCCCGGCCACCGGTGGAGGATGCGACTTCTGGCGACGTCGAAACCGGCAGCGTCCAGGGTTCGCAGGTCACCTTCGAGAGCCCTCGCAATATCGGCGGACTGACGGTCGTCGGCACGATCGATGTTCAGGGCGCGCTCGATCGGGAGGCTGACGGAAAGAAGAAGAAAAAACGAAAAAAACGTTTCAGCGAGCAGGCCGACGAGCTGAAGGGCGAGTTCGATGTCGTCTCCAAGGACGACGAGCAGTATGGAGAGGACAAGGATGCGGCAAGGAAAAAGGCCCAGGGAAAAAGTTCAGGCGGCGAAGGCAGCGTGCTTTCAAGCGGTTCGGCAATGGGCAAGCGCAAGAAGGGGCGTAAAAAGAAGAAGCCCGAAGTGGATGAGAAGGTGATCGCCCAGAATATCCGCAGTACGATCTCGGGGATGGATGAGGCCGGGGGAAGTTCGAGTTCCAGACAGAAGTTCCGCAAAATGCGGAAACTGGAGCGTGAAAAGGAGCAGGAGGCTGCGGATGCTTTCAGGGAGGCCCAGCGCAGCATTATCCGCGTCACCGAGTTCGCTACGGCTCACGAACTGGCCGATCTGATGGGCATCAACGCCAAGGAGATCATCCAGCAGTGTTTCCAGATGGGAAAATTCGTGACGATCAACCAGCGCCTCGACAAGGAGACCATCGAACTTATCGCAATCGAGTTCGGCTTCGAGGCTGAATTCGTTTCGGAGGTCGAGGCCACCGATGTCGAGGAGCTGGAGGATAATCTCGAAGACCTGATGATTCGTCCTCCGGTCGTTACCATCATGGGACATGTCGATCACGGAAAGACATCGCTGCTTGACTATATCCGCAACAGTAATGTCGTCGCGGGTGAATCCGGTGGAATCACCCAGCACATCGGCGCTTACGAAGTGACGATCGACGCTGACCGCAAAATCACTTTTCTCGATACCCCGGGGCACGAGGCCTTTACGGCCATGCGGGCGAGGGGCGCGCAGGTTACCGATATCGTCATCCTTGTGGTGGCGGCCGATGACAGCGTCATGCCGCAGACCATCGAGGCGATCAATCATGCCAAGGCGGCGGAAGTGCCTATTGTCGTCGCCATCAACAAAATCGACAAGCCAGAAGCAAATCCCGAAAAAATCAAGACCCAGCTTTCCGAGGCCGGTGTCCTCGTCGAGGACTGGGGGGGGGAATACCAGTGCCAGGAGATTTCCGCCAAACAGGGCATCGCTGTCGACGCTCTTATGGAGAAGGTGCTGACCGAAGCTGAAATACGCGAACTCAAGGCCAATTATTCAAGGGATATTCCCGCAAGAGGAATCATCGTGGAGGCTGAGCTCGACAAGGGCAAGGGCGTCATTTCGACGGTTCTGGTCCAGCGCGGTTTTGTCAGCGTCGGGGATCCCTTCGTTGCGGGCAATACCCTGGGCCGTGTGCGCGCGCTCATGGATGAGCGTGGACGGCGCATCAAGGAAGCTGGCCCTTCGCAACCCGTCAGGGTGCTGGGTTTCGAGGATCTGCCCCAGTCCGGTGACGAATTTGCCATAACCGTTTCCGACAGGGAGGCCAAGGATATTGCGCAAAAACGTCAGATTATCCGCAGGGAGCACGAATTCCGCCGCAGCACGCGCGTAAAGCTCGACAGCATAGCCCGTCAGATCAAGGAAGGCCTGATGAAGGAACTCAGTGTCATCATCAAGGCCGATACGGACGGTTCCATTCAGGCGCTTGCCGACGGACTGATGAAGATCCACAACGAGGAAGTCAAGGTTCAGATCATTCATCAGGGCGTAGGGCAGATTACCGAAACCGATGTGCTGCTCGCGGCGGCTTCCGACGCGATCATCATCGGCTTCAGGGTGCGGCCCAATGTCAACGCGAAGAAACTCGCCGAGAAGGAGGATCTCGATATCCGGTTCTACAGCGTCATCTATCATGTCATCGAGGACATCGAGCAGGCACTCGAAGGAATGCTTTCTCCCGAACTGCACGAAGAAAGCGTCGGTTCTCTCGAGATACGCCAGGTATTCAAGGTCCCGAAAGTCGGCAATGTCGCGGGCTGTTACATGCTCGATGGGAAAGTGAGCAGGGATTCCAAGGTGCGCCTGTTGCGCGACGGCGTTCAGATCTACGACGGTGAGCTTGATTCGCTCAAACGTTTCAAGGACGATGTAAAGGAGGTCGATGCGGGATACGAGTGCGGTCTGAACCTGAAGGGGTACGGCGATATCAAGGTCGGCGACATTGTCGAGGCTTACCGTATCGTCGAGAAAAAGCGAAAACTTTGA
- the rbfA gene encoding 30S ribosome-binding factor RbfA, producing MSIRTDKVASLLQKELGAIFEKELPRNGPLLTVTEVKVTADLGIARIYVSVIGNDTQRQEALEHLQNETRYIRKLLSARIRHQFRRIPELEFYEDRLFEQADRIEQLLKEALGGTK from the coding sequence ATGTCTATTCGCACGGACAAGGTCGCATCGCTTCTGCAAAAGGAGCTCGGTGCGATTTTTGAAAAGGAGCTTCCCCGTAACGGTCCCTTGCTGACGGTAACCGAAGTAAAGGTAACCGCCGATCTCGGTATAGCGAGGATATATGTTTCCGTCATCGGAAACGATACGCAACGTCAGGAGGCCCTGGAGCATCTGCAGAACGAGACGCGCTATATCAGGAAGTTGCTCTCTGCCCGCATTCGTCACCAGTTCAGGCGAATTCCCGAACTGGAGTTTTACGAAGACAGGCTTTTCGAGCAGGCCGACAGGATCGAGCAGCTTTTGAAAGAGGCACTCGGCGGGACGAAATGA
- the truB gene encoding tRNA pseudouridine(55) synthase TruB, whose translation MSIQEGMKTVSDTGDFLLVDKPVGWTSFDVVAKVRNTYTGVGLRRKVGHCGTLDPRASGLLILATGKKTREISTLEVLDKVYEGIIKLGAVTESHDTETSEYGHCRIDHLDPVDIRAAASGLEGRQMQQPPMHSAVWHKGRRLYELARKGQEVKERKAREIEVRDFEITSVELPYVYFRVTVSKGAYIRVLAHDLGARLDVGAYLHTLRRTFIGGFSVSDAFTVAGTIDAIVRDAKACGKPESRHFPSP comes from the coding sequence ATGAGTATTCAGGAAGGGATGAAGACGGTGAGCGACACCGGCGATTTTCTGCTCGTTGACAAGCCCGTGGGCTGGACTTCGTTCGATGTCGTGGCCAAGGTCAGAAATACCTATACCGGCGTGGGCCTGCGCCGCAAAGTCGGGCATTGCGGTACGCTGGATCCCAGGGCGAGCGGACTGCTTATTCTGGCTACCGGCAAAAAAACACGGGAAATATCGACCCTCGAGGTGCTCGACAAGGTCTACGAGGGCATTATCAAGCTCGGTGCGGTTACGGAAAGCCACGATACCGAGACCTCTGAATACGGGCACTGCCGCATCGATCACCTGGATCCCGTGGATATCCGGGCGGCTGCGAGTGGTCTCGAGGGCCGTCAGATGCAGCAGCCCCCGATGCATTCCGCCGTCTGGCATAAGGGAAGGCGCCTGTACGAGCTTGCGAGGAAGGGCCAGGAAGTCAAGGAACGCAAGGCCCGCGAGATAGAGGTGAGGGATTTCGAGATAACTTCCGTGGAGCTTCCTTACGTGTATTTCCGGGTGACCGTTTCCAAGGGAGCCTATATACGGGTACTGGCCCACGACCTGGGCGCGCGGCTCGACGTGGGAGCTTATCTGCACACGTTGAGACGAACGTTCATCGGTGGTTTCAGCGTGTCCGATGCCTTCACCGTCGCCGGAACCATCGACGCCATCGTCCGGGACGCGAAAGCTTGCGGAAAACCTGAAAGCCGTCATTTTCCTTCACCGTAA
- a CDS encoding bifunctional riboflavin kinase/FAD synthetase, translated as MRVVLYRNGRVADYHTGEEVRFEAVPSVVTVGSYDGVHAGHRRIIGKLVDTAAARGLRSVVVTFEPHPRQVLASESQDPPRLLTLLEEKAMLIESLGVEWLFVVNFDSAFASQSSESFIDSVLTGLIGAQRIVIGYDHGFGRNRKGGARTLRRMASKKGFSVDVVDEVRLQAEHFSSTRIRTFLLDGRIREANLFLGAPYMISGEVVHGAKRGRAMGFPTVNLRIGSQDKLLPKYGVYVASTFVGGKEYRAMMNIGTRPTVSARDCPAVEAHILDLDGELYGMTLTFYLLDRLRDEIRFRSIDDLRLQLQKDEKEVKQFHK; from the coding sequence ATGCGTGTCGTTTTGTATCGGAATGGCCGGGTCGCGGATTATCACACCGGGGAAGAAGTTCGCTTCGAAGCCGTTCCTTCTGTCGTTACCGTCGGCTCGTACGACGGGGTTCATGCCGGTCATCGTCGCATTATCGGCAAGCTCGTCGATACGGCCGCTGCGCGCGGATTGCGCAGCGTCGTCGTGACGTTCGAGCCGCATCCTCGTCAGGTCCTTGCTTCTGAGTCGCAAGACCCGCCCCGATTGCTGACCCTGCTCGAGGAAAAAGCCATGTTGATAGAGTCTTTGGGGGTCGAATGGCTTTTTGTGGTGAATTTCGACAGTGCGTTCGCCTCGCAGAGTTCCGAATCCTTCATCGATTCGGTTCTGACCGGCCTTATTGGGGCGCAACGTATCGTCATCGGTTATGATCACGGTTTCGGGCGCAACAGGAAGGGCGGTGCAAGAACACTGCGCAGAATGGCTTCGAAAAAAGGATTTTCCGTCGACGTTGTCGACGAAGTCCGGCTCCAGGCGGAGCATTTTTCAAGCACAAGGATTCGCACTTTTCTTCTGGACGGACGTATCAGGGAGGCGAACCTTTTTCTCGGTGCGCCCTACATGATTTCCGGCGAGGTCGTGCATGGCGCTAAACGCGGACGCGCCATGGGGTTTCCAACGGTCAATCTTCGCATTGGGAGTCAGGACAAGCTGCTGCCGAAATACGGTGTCTATGTCGCGTCCACCTTCGTCGGAGGCAAGGAGTACAGGGCAATGATGAATATCGGCACCAGACCCACGGTCTCCGCCAGGGATTGTCCCGCCGTGGAAGCCCACATACTCGATCTCGACGGCGAGCTATACGGCATGACGCTGACGTTTTACCTCCTGGACCGGTTGCGTGACGAGATCCGGTTTCGTTCAATCGATGATTTACGGCTGCAGTTGCAGAAAGATGAAAAAGAGGTGAAGCAATTTCATAAATAA
- the rpsO gene encoding 30S ribosomal protein S15, whose translation MSLTKETKSDIIKQFGGSEQNTGQAEVQIAIFSRRIRELTEHLRAHPKDNHTRHGLLKLVGKRKKLLAYLNKTDIERYRKVLADLDLRK comes from the coding sequence ATGAGTCTGACAAAGGAAACCAAATCAGATATTATCAAGCAGTTCGGTGGCAGTGAGCAGAATACCGGACAGGCTGAGGTTCAGATTGCCATTTTCAGCAGACGTATCAGGGAGCTTACCGAGCATTTGAGGGCGCATCCGAAAGACAATCATACACGCCATGGCCTGCTCAAGCTTGTCGGAAAGAGAAAAAAGCTTCTCGCGTATCTTAACAAGACCGATATCGAACGGTATCGCAAGGTTCTTGCCGATCTCGACCTCCGAAAATAA
- a CDS encoding YicC/YloC family endoribonuclease → MLESMTGYGNAECVKGGVRVVAEIRSVNNRFAEISVKLPRQFSPYELDARDLIRSCFQRGKISAYIQVQLDDEQQMPFSVNAEKTRACKAMLESVRQEAGIEAPVSLDHLLRFSEIFDSGSKLLEQTGEIWPFVRETLVRAAENLKKMRLQEGAELAGDFQERIASINDALEEVRLLSRGNVEAVRQRLAEKIATIAGNEATYSRDRLEMELVLAADKLDITEECIRFASHNKFFVEELLNEDAGSGRKLNFLLQEQLREANTIASKSQNADISQKIVHVKEELEKIREQIQNIE, encoded by the coding sequence ATGTTGGAAAGCATGACCGGCTACGGCAATGCGGAATGCGTGAAAGGCGGAGTTCGTGTCGTGGCCGAGATTCGTTCGGTGAATAACCGTTTCGCCGAAATCAGCGTCAAGCTTCCCCGCCAGTTCTCGCCATATGAACTCGACGCCAGGGACCTGATCAGGTCCTGTTTTCAGAGAGGCAAGATTTCGGCCTATATACAGGTTCAGCTCGACGACGAGCAGCAGATGCCTTTTTCAGTGAACGCCGAAAAAACAAGGGCGTGCAAGGCGATGCTCGAGAGCGTCAGGCAGGAAGCGGGCATAGAGGCTCCCGTGTCGCTGGATCACCTGCTGCGGTTTTCGGAAATATTCGATTCCGGCAGCAAGCTTCTCGAGCAGACCGGCGAAATCTGGCCTTTTGTCCGCGAAACGCTTGTCCGGGCGGCGGAAAATCTCAAGAAAATGAGATTGCAGGAGGGGGCTGAACTTGCGGGAGATTTCCAGGAAAGGATAGCCTCGATAAACGATGCGCTGGAAGAGGTCCGTTTGTTGTCGCGAGGCAACGTGGAGGCCGTTCGCCAGCGGCTGGCGGAAAAAATCGCGACGATTGCTGGCAACGAGGCGACGTACAGCCGCGACAGGCTGGAAATGGAGCTTGTTCTTGCAGCCGACAAACTCGACATAACCGAGGAATGCATACGGTTCGCGAGCCATAACAAGTTTTTTGTCGAGGAACTGCTCAACGAAGACGCGGGGTCGGGACGGAAACTGAATTTTCTCCTTCAGGAGCAGTTGCGCGAGGCGAACACGATCGCGTCGAAGTCCCAGAATGCGGACATTTCCCAGAAGATCGTTCACGTCAAGGAAGAGCTGGAAAAGATCCGTGAACAGATCCAGAATATCGAATAG
- the gmk gene encoding guanylate kinase — protein sequence MRVKPGKLIVFSAPSGTGKSTVARMVMERIDNLEFSVSATTRPMREGETDGVNYHYLSREEFEEKIRNNGFIEYEHFFGNYYGTLLDKTEEAIDAGKNLLLDLDVKGALNLKKRFSDRSLLVFLKPPSLDELKKRLKERDSEDEAALRVRLERAGFELSQAYLFDRQVVNDDLRQAVDEVTGMIADFLLNT from the coding sequence ATGAGAGTAAAACCAGGCAAACTCATAGTTTTTTCCGCTCCGTCGGGTACCGGTAAGTCGACTGTCGCCAGGATGGTCATGGAGAGAATAGACAATCTTGAATTTTCTGTTTCAGCTACTACCCGTCCCATGAGGGAGGGCGAGACGGACGGGGTCAATTACCATTATCTTTCGCGTGAGGAATTCGAGGAGAAAATCAGGAACAACGGTTTTATCGAGTACGAACATTTTTTCGGCAATTATTACGGGACGCTGCTCGATAAAACCGAAGAAGCAATCGACGCCGGAAAAAATCTGCTGCTCGATCTCGATGTCAAGGGGGCGCTGAACCTCAAAAAGAGATTTTCAGACCGTTCGTTGCTTGTTTTTCTGAAGCCGCCAAGTCTCGATGAACTCAAAAAACGCCTGAAAGAACGGGACAGCGAAGACGAAGCCGCATTGCGGGTTCGGCTGGAGAGAGCCGGTTTCGAACTTTCACAGGCTTATCTGTTCGACAGGCAGGTCGTCAATGACGATTTGAGGCAAGCCGTCGACGAAGTGACCGGAATGATTGCCGATTTTCTTTTAAACACGTAA
- a CDS encoding DNA-directed RNA polymerase subunit omega, producing MSVNPVDLNKLRDMHDNLYESVVAMSKRAKEVHDEERAELEEKLLPYKEMIRNPASESESDKVFPEQVAISLEFESRRKSAQQAIEEFLRGRYDYRLEEQAVASKALENEEDEADGD from the coding sequence ATGTCTGTCAACCCTGTCGATCTGAACAAGCTTCGGGACATGCACGATAACCTCTACGAATCGGTCGTGGCCATGTCGAAAAGGGCGAAAGAGGTTCATGACGAGGAGCGCGCGGAACTCGAGGAAAAACTGCTCCCTTACAAGGAAATGATTCGTAATCCGGCAAGTGAGTCCGAATCCGACAAGGTTTTTCCCGAGCAGGTTGCGATAAGTCTCGAATTCGAAAGCCGGCGGAAATCGGCTCAGCAGGCGATCGAGGAATTTCTCAGGGGTCGGTACGATTACAGGCTGGAAGAACAGGCAGTTGCCTCCAAAGCATTGGAAAATGAAGAAGATGAAGCTGACGGGGATTAA
- a CDS encoding VOC family protein, whose amino-acid sequence MKLTGINQITLRVNDIRAAEEFYAGILGLKVEFRAGANISYLRVKSDMIVLVKAETPGVPEARDIRVDHFGFRLASDAEVDEAADHLNDLGVHLVTRPAQRREGRAFFVMDPDGNLIEFYSMKSRELDAPGKESDDSHSPEKLASQARKKLAEENGGSKPRRSRK is encoded by the coding sequence ATGAAGCTGACGGGGATTAACCAGATTACCCTCAGGGTCAACGATATTCGTGCGGCCGAAGAGTTTTATGCCGGTATTCTCGGGTTGAAGGTCGAGTTCCGGGCCGGCGCCAATATATCGTACCTGCGGGTGAAATCGGATATGATCGTGCTTGTCAAAGCCGAAACTCCCGGCGTTCCCGAGGCTCGTGATATCAGAGTCGATCATTTCGGCTTCAGGCTCGCCAGCGATGCGGAAGTCGATGAGGCGGCCGATCATCTCAATGATCTCGGCGTGCATCTGGTTACGCGCCCGGCGCAGAGAAGGGAGGGGCGTGCGTTTTTCGTCATGGACCCGGATGGCAATCTCATAGAGTTCTATTCCATGAAATCGAGAGAACTCGACGCCCCCGGCAAGGAGAGCGACGACAGCCATTCGCCCGAAAAACTCGCCTCACAGGCCAGAAAGAAGCTCGCCGAGGAAAACGGCGGTTCAAAGCCCAGACGCAGCAGAAAATAA
- a CDS encoding sugar phosphate nucleotidyltransferase has protein sequence MSLAIVIMAAGKGTRMKSDLAKVLHRANGRPIVEYVLDKSISLQPEKIVLIVGHQAEEVKKATEKYPVECALQEPQLGTGHAVMQAEPALKGFTGDVLILSGDAPMVRQATLENLLESHRKENAAATVLSAELDDPSGYGRIIRHGNSNGVLKIVEQKDASGKELVVKEINSGVYVFRSGVLFDALRMITNDNAQKEYYLTDVFSICFRKGLRVSAFKTDDPDEIKGINTREQLQEAEMLLS, from the coding sequence ATGTCCCTTGCAATCGTCATCATGGCTGCGGGAAAAGGCACCCGCATGAAATCGGATCTGGCAAAGGTGCTGCACAGGGCAAACGGCAGGCCGATCGTGGAGTATGTTCTCGACAAATCCATATCCCTGCAACCTGAAAAAATCGTGCTTATCGTAGGCCACCAGGCTGAAGAGGTGAAGAAAGCCACGGAGAAGTATCCGGTCGAATGTGCGCTGCAGGAACCACAACTCGGCACTGGACATGCCGTCATGCAGGCGGAACCTGCGCTGAAAGGGTTCACGGGAGACGTACTCATTCTCTCGGGCGACGCTCCGATGGTCAGGCAAGCAACGCTCGAAAACCTTCTCGAAAGTCACCGGAAGGAAAACGCCGCGGCTACAGTGCTCAGCGCCGAACTCGACGACCCCTCGGGATACGGGAGAATCATCCGTCACGGAAACAGCAACGGCGTCCTGAAAATAGTGGAACAAAAAGACGCTTCCGGGAAAGAGCTTGTCGTAAAGGAGATAAACTCTGGTGTCTATGTTTTCAGGTCCGGGGTCCTTTTCGACGCACTGCGGATGATCACGAACGACAACGCCCAGAAAGAGTACTACCTGACCGATGTTTTTTCGATCTGTTTCAGGAAAGGTCTCAGGGTCAGCGCTTTCAAGACAGACGACCCCGACGAAATAAAAGGCATCAATACAAGGGAACAGCTTCAGGAAGCCGAAATGCTTCTTTCCTGA
- the panD gene encoding aspartate 1-decarboxylase, with the protein MRLHLLKSKIHNAIVTSGDLEYEGSITIDSELLDLANMLPNEKVLCVNNNNGERFETYIIEGKAGSREIQLNGAAARCALPGDEIIIMAFAEIEEEEARSFKPMILIVDKQNNPKRRHLVGEEDNPL; encoded by the coding sequence ATGAGATTACATCTGCTGAAGTCCAAAATTCATAACGCCATCGTCACAAGCGGAGACCTCGAATACGAGGGCAGCATCACTATAGACAGCGAACTGCTCGACCTCGCGAACATGCTTCCCAATGAAAAAGTACTCTGCGTCAACAACAACAACGGAGAGCGGTTCGAAACCTATATTATCGAAGGCAAGGCCGGGTCACGGGAAATCCAGCTCAACGGCGCCGCTGCGCGTTGCGCGCTGCCCGGCGATGAAATCATCATCATGGCATTCGCGGAAATAGAGGAGGAGGAGGCAAGAAGCTTTAAACCGATGATCCTGATCGTCGACAAACAGAACAATCCCAAGCGCCGACACCTTGTGGGCGAAGAAGACAATCCTCTGTAG
- the lptC gene encoding LPS export ABC transporter periplasmic protein LptC produces the protein MPRCIGRILLSCLTICLFGCATPPGGERAADTRFLGEDQPVQESWNITMKIFREDKIQAVVNAGHFAEYKKKDIITRHLDDGVVVVFHDSAGKPSSRLTAERGIIHDGNDMEAFGNVVIHSGDSTVINTEYIKRFGKDRRLWSDKYVTVRKPGETIRGYGFESDEALKNYTIFNASGEAEANR, from the coding sequence TTGCCCCGTTGTATCGGCCGCATTCTCCTTTCCTGCCTTACGATCTGCCTGTTCGGCTGCGCAACTCCCCCCGGCGGGGAGCGCGCAGCCGATACGCGGTTCCTCGGTGAAGACCAGCCCGTGCAGGAAAGCTGGAACATCACCATGAAAATATTCAGGGAGGACAAGATACAGGCTGTCGTCAATGCCGGCCATTTTGCGGAGTACAAAAAAAAAGATATAATCACCCGTCACCTCGATGACGGAGTGGTTGTCGTTTTTCACGACAGCGCAGGAAAGCCTTCATCGCGACTCACCGCCGAAAGAGGCATCATCCATGACGGCAACGATATGGAAGCATTCGGCAATGTCGTCATTCATTCCGGAGACTCGACCGTCATCAATACGGAATACATAAAACGGTTCGGCAAGGACAGACGCTTGTGGTCGGACAAATACGTTACTGTCCGCAAGCCCGGTGAAACCATCAGGGGCTACGGCTTCGAAAGCGACGAGGCGCTGAAAAACTATACTATTTTCAACGCAAGCGGTGAAGCGGAAGCGAACCGTTAA
- a CDS encoding OmpH family outer membrane protein has translation MTSRNSAITTLSRGMLAALLLSFVFMVPNAFAAAEKTGVVDVAKVIQQMAETKKAENILKSTSAQWKGSLDKLKNDFESSAASYEKQKAGLSKAAREQKAKELELKLKNAQKFQMDKFGPGGALDKKKAELFAPIRAKMLAAVKSVADKEGFNLIIDKQAMVYGASAADITAKVIAQLK, from the coding sequence ATGACGTCCAGAAATTCAGCGATCACAACACTGTCACGAGGTATGCTCGCCGCCCTGCTGCTGAGCTTTGTCTTTATGGTTCCCAACGCTTTTGCCGCCGCTGAAAAAACCGGCGTCGTCGATGTCGCGAAGGTAATCCAGCAGATGGCTGAAACGAAAAAAGCCGAAAATATCCTGAAATCGACGAGCGCCCAGTGGAAAGGGTCTCTCGACAAACTCAAGAACGACTTCGAAAGCTCCGCCGCCAGCTATGAAAAACAGAAAGCGGGCCTTTCGAAAGCCGCGAGGGAACAGAAGGCCAAGGAGCTTGAACTGAAGCTCAAGAACGCCCAGAAGTTCCAGATGGACAAGTTCGGACCCGGCGGCGCACTCGACAAGAAAAAAGCCGAACTTTTCGCCCCCATCAGAGCCAAAATGCTCGCAGCGGTAAAATCGGTCGCCGACAAGGAAGGCTTCAACCTGATCATCGACAAGCAGGCGATGGTCTATGGAGCCAGCGCCGCCGATATCACGGCCAAGGTCATAGCACAGTTGAAGTAA